A section of the Roseomonas marmotae genome encodes:
- a CDS encoding PfkB family carbohydrate kinase, with protein MSVLVFGSANADLVFTTPRLPASGETVLGEGWRALPGGKGANQATAAALAGAGTAFIGAVGTDSLAEVALSGMRAAGVDLAGLAWVDRPTGAAAICVDALGANQIAVASGANMAVRAAQVEDAALGPSTVLLLQMEVPVAEMAPLVERARKAGARVILNLAPPGPVPPAMLGQLDLLIVNEHEAAWLAAEAGAAPDAMALRSALGIDVVVTRGEQGAEAATAGGLLRQPAFQATAVDTTGAGDCWCGTLAAGLDAGMDLAAAMRQAAAAAAIAVGREGAAAAMPSAAETGALLAAAG; from the coding sequence ATGAGCGTCCTGGTCTTCGGCTCGGCCAATGCCGACCTCGTCTTCACCACCCCCAGGCTGCCGGCCTCCGGGGAGACGGTGCTGGGTGAGGGGTGGCGCGCCCTTCCGGGCGGCAAGGGGGCCAACCAGGCCACGGCGGCGGCGCTGGCGGGTGCCGGGACCGCCTTCATCGGTGCCGTCGGCACGGATTCCCTGGCGGAGGTCGCGCTCTCCGGCATGCGGGCCGCCGGGGTGGACCTGGCGGGGCTGGCCTGGGTGGACCGGCCGACCGGCGCCGCGGCCATCTGCGTCGATGCTCTGGGCGCCAATCAGATCGCCGTCGCCTCCGGCGCCAACATGGCCGTGCGCGCCGCGCAGGTGGAGGATGCGGCGCTTGGCCCCTCCACCGTGCTGCTGCTGCAGATGGAAGTGCCGGTGGCGGAAATGGCGCCCCTGGTGGAGCGTGCCCGGAAGGCCGGCGCTCGCGTTATCCTGAACCTGGCCCCGCCCGGCCCCGTGCCGCCCGCCATGCTGGGGCAACTGGACCTGCTGATCGTCAATGAGCATGAGGCCGCCTGGCTGGCCGCCGAGGCGGGCGCCGCGCCGGATGCCATGGCGCTGCGCTCCGCCCTGGGCATCGACGTGGTCGTGACACGGGGCGAGCAGGGTGCGGAGGCCGCCACCGCCGGCGGCCTGCTGCGCCAGCCGGCCTTCCAGGCTACGGCCGTGGACACCACCGGCGCCGGCGACTGCTGGTGCGGCACCCTGGCCGCCGGGCTGGATGCCGGGATGGATCTGGCGGCCGCCATGCGGCAGGCCGCGGCCGCGGCGGCCATCGCCGTGGGACGGGAAGGGGCGGCCGCCGCCATGCCCAGCGCGGCGGAGACCGGGGCGCTGCTGGCCGCCGCCGGCTAG
- a CDS encoding Dabb family protein: MIRHIVFFRARRREDVPAVLEGLSILKTIPHSTRFEVTLNSKLDQIGNDVDVVVYGEFADAAALAAFKAHPTYQESIDRVRPLRDLRVAADYEVLTE; this comes from the coding sequence ATGATCCGCCATATCGTCTTCTTCCGCGCCCGGCGGCGCGAGGATGTGCCGGCGGTGCTGGAGGGACTCTCCATCCTCAAGACGATTCCGCATTCCACCCGCTTCGAGGTCACGCTGAACAGCAAGCTCGACCAGATCGGCAATGATGTGGACGTGGTGGTCTATGGCGAATTCGCCGATGCGGCGGCCCTGGCCGCCTTCAAGGCGCACCCGACCTACCAGGAATCCATCGACCGCGTCCGCCCGCTGCGCGACCTGCGCGTGGCCGCCGATTATGAGGTCCTGACGGAGTAA
- the mbfA gene encoding iron exporter MbfA encodes MRRLEELSEAEILALAVASEEEDSRIYRHFALRLRGAYPASARVFEDMAVEEDEHRQRLLGLYEKKFGTELPYITRQDVRGFMRRSPVWLMKDLRIETVRGQAALMERQASRFYAQAAGRVHDTEVRRLLGDLAASEARHEQRAEELEATYLTPEARGAEDAEARRALLLQVVQPGLAGLIDGSISTLAPIFAAAFATHRSEDAFLVGLAASIGAGISMGLTEALSDDGAITGRGHPWLRGTVCGVMTALGGLGHTLPYLITDFWLATTIAALVVAVELFVIAWVRWRYMETPIFSAMVQVVLGGVLVLLAGIFIGSS; translated from the coding sequence ATGAGACGCCTTGAGGAACTGAGCGAAGCCGAGATTCTCGCCCTGGCCGTCGCCAGCGAGGAGGAGGATTCCCGGATCTATCGCCACTTCGCGCTGCGGCTGCGGGGCGCCTATCCCGCCTCGGCCAGGGTGTTCGAGGATATGGCGGTGGAGGAGGACGAGCACCGGCAGCGCCTGCTCGGCCTCTACGAGAAGAAGTTCGGCACGGAGCTGCCCTATATCACCCGCCAGGACGTGCGCGGCTTCATGCGCCGCAGCCCGGTCTGGCTGATGAAGGACCTGCGGATCGAGACGGTGCGGGGCCAGGCGGCGCTGATGGAGCGGCAGGCCAGCCGCTTCTATGCCCAGGCGGCCGGGCGGGTGCATGACACAGAGGTCCGCCGCCTGCTGGGCGACCTTGCCGCCAGTGAGGCCAGGCACGAGCAGCGCGCCGAGGAGCTGGAAGCCACCTACCTGACCCCCGAGGCCCGTGGCGCCGAGGATGCCGAGGCCCGCCGCGCCCTGCTGCTGCAGGTGGTGCAGCCGGGCCTCGCCGGGCTGATCGACGGCTCCATCTCCACCCTGGCGCCCATCTTCGCCGCCGCCTTCGCCACTCACCGTTCGGAGGATGCCTTCCTGGTGGGCCTCGCCGCCTCGATCGGCGCCGGCATCAGCATGGGGCTGACCGAGGCGCTATCGGACGACGGCGCGATCACCGGGCGCGGGCACCCCTGGCTGCGCGGTACCGTCTGCGGCGTCATGACGGCCCTGGGAGGGCTGGGGCACACGCTGCCCTATCTGATCACCGACTTCTGGCTGGCCACCACCATCGCCGCCCTGGTCGTGGCGGTGGAGCTTTTCGTGATCGCCTGGGTGCGCTGGCGCTACATGGAGACGCCGATCTTCTCGGCCATGGTGCAGGTGGTGCTGGGTGGCGTGCTGGTGCTGCTGGCGGGCATCTTCATCGGCAGCTCCTGA
- a CDS encoding Mrp/NBP35 family ATP-binding protein, translated as MSETLIQAIRAALAAVRDPETGKDVVSSGMLQSLSARDGLVQFALSVPRERARSLEPLRAAAERAAMAVPGVLSATCVLTAHRDIGTAPAPHEHAGHGHAAPPPGGPAPGTARASRPAPGQGPMLLPDVKAIVAIASGKGGVGKSTTAVNLAVSLAADGLKVGLLDADIYGPSLPQMLGTRERPRATQGRIIPLSRWGLKAMSIGFLVEEETPMVWRGPMVMGALEQMLGQVEWGELDVMVVDMPPGTGDAQLTMSQRVPLAGAVIVSTPQDVALIDARRGIRMFEKVNVPVLGLIENMSYFCCPNCNHRTEIFGHGGARAEAERMGVEFLGELPLKLAIRELADAGTPISIARPESEEAKSYRAIAARLREKLQQGGAAPAGPRFVVD; from the coding sequence ATGTCGGAGACTCTGATTCAGGCCATCCGCGCCGCGCTGGCCGCGGTGCGCGACCCGGAGACCGGCAAGGACGTCGTTTCCTCCGGCATGTTGCAGAGCCTTTCGGCACGGGACGGACTGGTGCAGTTCGCGCTTTCCGTGCCGCGTGAGCGGGCCCGGTCGCTGGAACCGCTGCGAGCGGCGGCCGAGCGGGCGGCGATGGCGGTGCCGGGCGTGCTTTCCGCCACCTGCGTGCTGACCGCGCACCGGGACATCGGCACCGCGCCCGCCCCGCATGAACATGCCGGGCATGGCCATGCCGCACCGCCGCCCGGCGGCCCCGCGCCAGGCACCGCCCGGGCCAGCCGCCCGGCGCCGGGCCAGGGGCCGATGCTGCTGCCGGATGTGAAGGCCATCGTCGCCATCGCCTCCGGCAAAGGTGGCGTCGGCAAATCCACCACCGCCGTGAACCTGGCCGTCTCCCTGGCCGCCGATGGGCTGAAGGTCGGGCTGCTGGACGCGGATATCTATGGCCCCTCCCTGCCCCAGATGCTCGGCACGCGGGAGCGGCCGCGTGCCACCCAGGGCAGGATCATCCCCCTCTCCCGCTGGGGGCTGAAGGCCATGTCCATCGGCTTCCTGGTGGAGGAGGAGACGCCCATGGTCTGGCGTGGCCCGATGGTGATGGGCGCGCTGGAGCAGATGCTGGGCCAGGTGGAATGGGGTGAGCTGGATGTGATGGTGGTGGACATGCCCCCCGGCACCGGCGACGCGCAGCTGACCATGAGCCAGCGCGTGCCGCTGGCCGGCGCCGTCATCGTCTCCACGCCCCAGGACGTGGCGCTGATCGATGCCCGCCGCGGCATCCGCATGTTCGAGAAGGTCAATGTCCCCGTGCTCGGGCTGATCGAGAACATGTCCTACTTCTGCTGCCCCAACTGCAACCACCGGACCGAGATCTTCGGCCATGGCGGGGCGCGGGCGGAGGCGGAGCGGATGGGCGTGGAATTCCTGGGCGAGCTGCCGCTGAAGCTGGCCATCCGGGAGCTGGCCGATGCCGGCACCCCCATCTCCATCGCCCGGCCGGAGAGCGAGGAGGCGAAATCCTACCGCGCCATCGCCGCCCGGCTGCGGGAGAAGCTGCAGCAGGGCGGCGCCGCGCCCGCCGGGCCGCGCTTCGTGGTGGACTGA
- the hflK gene encoding FtsH protease activity modulator HflK — MPWNNNGGSNSGGSPWGNPRPGGPWGQPPQGGGGRGPGGGSGPDLDDAIRQAQAALRRILPGGGRGGNGKWIGLGIVALIAVWAASGIYRVQPDEQGVVMRFGAFNRTTQPGLNYRIPWPVESVTTPRVTRINRIDIGFRAPNDSPLQRPVSARDVLEESMMLTGDENIIDIDFAVFWRIRDAGEYLFNTRSPDATVKSAAESVMREVVGRTPIQPALTEARAQIEQAVRQGTQFILDQYGSGIEITQIQLLKVDPPPAVIDAFRDVQRANADRERARNEAEAYRNDIIPRARGEGQRLIQEAEGFKESQVARARGEAARFLSVLSAYQTAQDVTVRRLYLETMEEILRRNPKIVVDDRLQGIVPYLPLDGGPAQGAGNTPRAAPPAPPGLIDRPTRPAATPTPAPNQGAAR, encoded by the coding sequence ATGCCCTGGAACAATAATGGTGGTTCGAACTCCGGAGGCAGCCCCTGGGGCAATCCGCGCCCAGGTGGTCCCTGGGGCCAGCCGCCGCAGGGTGGCGGCGGACGTGGCCCGGGGGGCGGCAGTGGCCCGGACCTGGATGACGCGATCCGCCAGGCGCAGGCCGCGCTACGGCGGATCCTGCCGGGCGGTGGCCGTGGCGGCAACGGCAAGTGGATCGGCCTGGGCATCGTCGCGCTGATCGCCGTCTGGGCGGCCAGCGGCATCTACCGCGTTCAGCCGGACGAGCAGGGCGTGGTGATGCGCTTCGGCGCCTTCAACCGCACCACCCAGCCCGGCCTGAACTACCGCATCCCCTGGCCGGTGGAGAGCGTGACGACGCCCCGCGTGACGCGCATCAACCGCATCGATATCGGCTTCCGCGCCCCGAATGATTCGCCCCTGCAGCGCCCGGTCTCCGCCCGGGACGTGCTGGAGGAGAGCATGATGCTGACGGGTGACGAAAACATCATCGACATCGACTTCGCGGTCTTCTGGCGCATCCGTGATGCCGGCGAATACCTGTTCAATACCCGCAGCCCCGATGCCACGGTGAAGTCGGCAGCCGAGAGTGTGATGCGTGAGGTGGTGGGCCGCACCCCCATCCAGCCGGCGCTGACCGAGGCGCGCGCGCAGATCGAGCAGGCGGTCCGCCAGGGCACGCAGTTCATCCTGGACCAGTATGGCTCGGGCATCGAGATCACGCAGATCCAGTTGCTGAAGGTCGACCCGCCGCCGGCTGTCATCGACGCCTTCCGCGACGTGCAGCGCGCCAATGCGGACCGCGAGCGCGCCCGCAACGAGGCCGAGGCCTATCGCAACGACATCATCCCCCGCGCCCGCGGTGAGGGGCAGCGCCTGATCCAGGAGGCCGAGGGCTTCAAGGAATCCCAGGTCGCCCGCGCCCGCGGTGAAGCCGCGCGCTTCCTCAGTGTGCTGTCCGCCTACCAGACCGCGCAGGACGTGACGGTGCGCCGCCTCTATCTGGAGACGATGGAGGAGATCCTGCGCCGCAACCCGAAGATCGTGGTGGATGACCGGCTCCAGGGCATCGTGCCCTATCTGCCGCTGGATGGCGGGCCCGCCCAGGGTGCCGGCAATACGCCGCGCGCCGCCCCGCCGGCGCCGCCGGGCCTGATCGACCGCCCGACCCGTCCGGCCGCCACGCCCACGCCTGCCCCGAACCAGGGAGCCGCCCGATGA
- the hflC gene encoding protease modulator HflC — protein MNRMLLLAGVAVVAVAAAASTLFTVQQTEQVMITQFGEPIRIISTPGLHAKIPFVQSVVSFDRRLLDFDAPGEEIILGDQRRLIVDSFTRFRISDPLRFFQTSGAQEAGIRARLSSIVSSSLRRVLGNQPLLAVLSTERQKIMDEIKRQVNAEATQFGIMVEDVRIRRADLPEENTQAVLNRMQSERERVAREARAEGAEVAARVRAGADRERTVLLAESQAQSDVLRGQGEEEAIRIFAEAFQRDPQFFQFWRTMQSYREAFSEGDARLVLTPDSEFFRYFRSSQPGVPLAGVSEPVRPTPAVPTPVAPQAAPAPAPAPAPAPEATPAP, from the coding sequence ATGAACCGTATGCTCCTGCTGGCGGGCGTTGCCGTCGTGGCGGTGGCCGCCGCCGCCTCCACCCTCTTCACCGTGCAGCAGACCGAACAGGTGATGATCACCCAGTTCGGCGAGCCGATCCGCATCATCAGCACGCCGGGCCTGCACGCCAAGATCCCCTTCGTCCAGTCCGTCGTCTCCTTCGACCGGCGGCTGCTGGACTTCGATGCCCCGGGTGAGGAAATCATCCTGGGCGATCAGCGCCGGCTGATCGTGGACAGCTTCACCCGCTTCCGCATTTCCGACCCGCTGCGCTTCTTCCAGACCTCGGGCGCGCAGGAGGCGGGCATCCGGGCCCGGCTGTCCTCCATCGTCTCGTCCTCGCTGCGCCGCGTGCTGGGCAACCAGCCGCTGCTGGCCGTTCTCTCCACCGAACGGCAGAAGATCATGGACGAGATCAAGCGGCAGGTGAACGCCGAGGCCACGCAGTTCGGTATCATGGTGGAGGATGTCCGCATCCGCCGCGCCGACCTGCCGGAAGAGAATACCCAGGCCGTGCTGAACCGCATGCAGTCCGAGCGTGAGCGCGTGGCGCGTGAGGCCCGTGCCGAGGGTGCCGAGGTGGCCGCCCGCGTCCGCGCCGGCGCCGACCGCGAGCGGACGGTGCTGCTGGCTGAGAGCCAGGCGCAGTCCGATGTGCTGCGCGGCCAGGGCGAGGAGGAGGCGATCCGCATCTTCGCCGAGGCCTTCCAGCGCGACCCGCAGTTCTTCCAGTTCTGGCGCACCATGCAGTCCTACCGGGAGGCCTTCTCGGAAGGGGATGCCCGGCTGGTGCTGACGCCGGATTCGGAGTTCTTCCGCTACTTCCGCTCCAGCCAGCCGGGTGTCCCGCTGGCCGGGGTGAGCGAGCCGGTCCGGCCGACTCCCGCCGTGCCGACCCCGGTGGCGCCCCAGGCGGCTCCGGCTCCGGCTCCGGCTCCGGCTCCGGCCCCGGAGGCGACGCCGGCACCTTGA
- a CDS encoding DegQ family serine endoprotease, which produces MRLAPMMLAAAVAAAPLAAPLPVLAQAAAQAPSATPPAASRTSLPGTFAPLVRGLLPAVVNVQTTQTIGGARANRPDAPEMPQAPPGSPFEELFRDFLERQRPGQRPGQPPRRAQSQGSGFIIDAAGIIVTNNHVVDGADEINVVLQDNTTLKAELVGVDQRTDLAVLRVKPEKPLPTVSMGDSDRAEVGDWVLAIGNPLGFGGSVTAGIVSARGRNINAGPYDDFIQTDAAINRGNSGGPLFNLQGEVIGINTAIVSPSGGSIGIGFAIPSNLAKNIVAQLRDSGRVRRGWIGVNIQQVTDDIAESLALPGGAHGALVARAEESGPAAKAGVRNGDVILKFNGQDIREMRTLPRIVAETPVGTEVPVTVWRGGKEEQLKMTVAELPADQQAAATAAPEQTRPGAAMELSGLGMKVSPVNPELRERFSLRDDARGVVVTEVAPGSSAAERGISPGDLILEVQQNRVSTPQEVRDQLERLRRQNRPSALLLIETSQGQRFVPLRLRPESGSPG; this is translated from the coding sequence ATGCGTCTCGCCCCCATGATGCTGGCCGCCGCGGTGGCCGCTGCTCCGCTGGCGGCACCCCTGCCGGTGCTGGCGCAAGCGGCAGCCCAGGCACCCAGCGCCACGCCCCCCGCCGCCAGCCGGACGAGCCTGCCGGGAACCTTCGCGCCGCTGGTCCGCGGCCTGCTGCCGGCGGTGGTCAATGTCCAGACCACCCAGACCATCGGCGGCGCGCGTGCCAACCGCCCGGATGCGCCGGAGATGCCGCAGGCCCCGCCGGGCAGCCCCTTCGAGGAGCTGTTCCGCGATTTCCTGGAGCGTCAGCGCCCTGGCCAGCGTCCGGGACAGCCGCCCCGGCGCGCGCAGAGCCAGGGCTCCGGCTTCATCATTGATGCCGCAGGCATCATCGTCACCAACAACCATGTCGTGGATGGTGCCGACGAGATCAACGTCGTGCTGCAGGACAACACGACCCTGAAGGCCGAGCTGGTGGGCGTGGACCAGCGCACCGACCTGGCCGTGCTGCGCGTGAAGCCCGAGAAGCCGCTTCCCACCGTGTCCATGGGCGATTCCGACCGGGCGGAGGTCGGCGACTGGGTGTTGGCCATCGGCAATCCGCTGGGCTTCGGCGGCAGCGTCACGGCCGGCATCGTCTCGGCCCGCGGGCGCAACATCAACGCCGGCCCCTATGACGACTTCATCCAGACGGATGCGGCAATCAACCGCGGCAATTCCGGCGGCCCGCTCTTCAACCTGCAGGGCGAGGTGATCGGCATCAACACCGCCATCGTCTCCCCGTCCGGCGGCTCCATCGGCATCGGCTTCGCCATCCCGTCGAACCTGGCCAAGAACATCGTCGCGCAGCTGCGCGACAGCGGCCGCGTCCGGCGCGGCTGGATCGGTGTGAACATCCAGCAGGTGACGGACGACATCGCCGAGAGCCTGGCACTGCCGGGTGGCGCCCATGGCGCCCTGGTGGCGCGGGCCGAGGAGAGCGGCCCGGCCGCCAAGGCCGGCGTCCGCAACGGCGATGTGATCCTCAAGTTCAATGGCCAGGACATCCGGGAGATGCGCACCCTGCCGCGCATCGTGGCCGAGACGCCGGTGGGCACCGAGGTGCCCGTCACCGTCTGGCGCGGCGGCAAGGAAGAGCAGCTGAAGATGACGGTGGCTGAGCTGCCCGCCGACCAGCAGGCCGCCGCCACCGCGGCGCCCGAGCAGACCCGGCCCGGCGCGGCAATGGAGCTCTCCGGCCTCGGCATGAAGGTCTCGCCGGTCAATCCGGAGCTGCGGGAGCGCTTCAGCTTGCGTGACGATGCCCGTGGCGTGGTGGTGACCGAGGTCGCCCCGGGCAGCAGCGCCGCCGAGCGTGGCATCAGCCCTGGCGACCTGATCCTGGAGGTGCAGCAGAACCGCGTCTCCACGCCGCAGGAGGTGCGCGACCAGCTGGAGCGCCTGCGCCGGCAGAACCGCCCCAGCGCGCTGCTGCTGATCGAGACCAGCCAGGGCCAGCGCTTCGTGCCGCTGCGCCTGCGCCCGGAGAGCGGCAGCCCGGGCTGA
- the serB gene encoding phosphoserine phosphatase SerB produces the protein MSHILTLIAPPGILQAPLVARLRTALLDLGGQVGTPDWLAEAEAVDLPFSLLAPEQASAIARAALDGAPVDCIALPAEGRRKKLLVADMDSTIVTAETLDELAAYAGVQDKIAAITQRSMNGEIDFATSLRERVAMIRGLALTALEETWAKIELMPGAEVLVRTMAGHGAHCAIASGGFTWFTARVAEKVGFQSHHANILLDDGKALTGLVREPVFDRDAKLTILKTLAAELGLPLSATAAVGDGANDLAMLGAAGLGVAFRAKPVVASSARARIDHADLRALLYAQGYRKAEFLG, from the coding sequence ATGTCTCATATTCTCACCCTGATCGCGCCGCCGGGAATCCTGCAGGCGCCTCTCGTCGCGCGGCTGCGCACGGCCCTTCTAGACCTCGGCGGGCAGGTTGGCACGCCGGACTGGCTGGCGGAGGCCGAGGCAGTGGACCTCCCCTTCTCCCTGCTGGCGCCGGAGCAGGCCAGCGCCATCGCCCGCGCCGCGCTGGACGGCGCGCCGGTGGACTGCATCGCGCTACCGGCCGAGGGGCGGCGCAAGAAGCTGCTGGTCGCCGATATGGACAGCACCATCGTCACGGCCGAGACGCTGGACGAACTGGCCGCCTATGCCGGGGTGCAGGACAAGATCGCCGCCATCACCCAGCGCAGCATGAACGGTGAGATCGACTTCGCGACCTCGCTGCGGGAGCGGGTGGCGATGATCCGGGGCCTGGCCCTGACCGCGCTCGAGGAGACCTGGGCGAAGATCGAGCTGATGCCGGGTGCCGAGGTGCTGGTCCGCACCATGGCCGGGCACGGCGCGCATTGCGCCATCGCCTCCGGCGGCTTCACCTGGTTCACCGCCCGCGTGGCGGAGAAGGTCGGCTTCCAGAGCCATCACGCCAATATCCTGCTGGATGATGGCAAGGCGCTGACCGGGCTGGTGCGGGAGCCGGTCTTCGACCGCGATGCCAAGCTGACGATCCTGAAGACGCTGGCGGCCGAGCTGGGCCTGCCGCTCTCCGCCACCGCCGCGGTGGGCGACGGCGCCAATGACCTGGCCATGCTGGGTGCCGCAGGGCTGGGCGTGGCCTTCCGTGCCAAGCCGGTCGTCGCGTCCAGCGCCCGCGCACGGATCGACCATGCCGATCTGCGGGCGCTGCTCTATGCCCAGGGCTATCGGAAGGCCGAATTCCTGGGCTGA